AATATCGATCTGCCCGGCGATCCCCCCAACAAAGGTGAAGTGGAATAACCAGCCAGTAGGAGACAAAGTATGAAGCCCCGCACGATCGTTGGCGCCCTCGCATTATCGAGCCTTGCCGCACCGCTTGCCGCCAATACAAGCGCCGAGTTCGTTCAGCCGGTCACTTCCGGAGCGAAAACCGGAGATGGCTTCGCCCAATTCACTCCTTCTGCCGACCGCCGCGACCACCGGATCGACTATGCACATTGGGACGAGGCGCTGGCCTGGCTGGTCATTCCTATGGGGCCCTCGATCCGCGAAGGTGCTCCGCGAGCGACGCCAGGCACCGGTACCCGGTTCATCTACGGCCACACCTCGCGCTACCGGCTCGAAGGCAACCGCGTCGCCTTTACCTATGTCGATGGCGAAATCCGCCGCGCTTTGACCGAGTACCGCCGCGATCTGGAACGGGTCGGGACCGAGCTCGACCTCACCAATTTGCCTAGAAACGAGCAGCTCGCCTTCTGGCTTAATCTTCACAATGTCGCGGTGATCGAGGCACTGGCCCAACAATATCCGTTGCGCGATCCTTCGGACGGTTCGTTCGGATCGAACGGCACAGGGTTGCAGGACGCAAAGCTCGTCACGGTCAAAGGCGTATCGCTGTCGCCGCGCGATATTCGCGAAAAGATCGTCTACCCGAACTGGAACGACCCCAAGGTCATCTATGGCTTTTTCCGCGGAGAGATCGGCGGACCTTCGATCCAACGCATTGCCTTCGATGGCACCAATGTCGACGCGCTGCTCGCATTGTCCGCCGAGGAGTTCGTGAACTCGCTGCGCGGGGTCGAGGCCTTCAATGGGGCGCTGCGCGTTAGTCGTATCTACGAAGAGGCCGAGCGGTTCTATTTTCCTGACGACCGGGCGCTTCGCCAGCACCTGACCAAGTATGCGCGCGAGGATGTGAAGCGGCTAATCGGTAAGTACGATCGTACAGCGTTCAACAGATACGAATCCGATATCGCCGATCTGGTGTACGGTCGCGCCGATCCTGGACTGAATTTCGTATGCGCCCCCATCACGTTCGACATCCCTTCGGTATCGGGAGATGTATTCGGTGCTGCGAAG
The Erythrobacter sp. THAF29 DNA segment above includes these coding regions:
- a CDS encoding DUF547 domain-containing protein; protein product: MKPRTIVGALALSSLAAPLAANTSAEFVQPVTSGAKTGDGFAQFTPSADRRDHRIDYAHWDEALAWLVIPMGPSIREGAPRATPGTGTRFIYGHTSRYRLEGNRVAFTYVDGEIRRALTEYRRDLERVGTELDLTNLPRNEQLAFWLNLHNVAVIEALAQQYPLRDPSDGSFGSNGTGLQDAKLVTVKGVSLSPRDIREKIVYPNWNDPKVIYGFFRGEIGGPSIQRIAFDGTNVDALLALSAEEFVNSLRGVEAFNGALRVSRIYEEAERFYFPDDRALRQHLTKYAREDVKRLIGKYDRTAFNRYESDIADLVYGRADPGLNFVCAPITFDIPSVSGDVFGAAKCADQATRPNRAEQRLMEERAQKLTKAWKQGIRTGQVIYGDGQYAEGEPPREVE